The Candidatus Equadaptatus faecalis genome includes the window GGGTATACCAGGGACAATGAGCGTGCGCGAGGCGGGTTTGTATGCAGCTTTCAAGGAAAGGGGCAGCAGGGTTATCGACCACTGGGAATCCAAGGCAGATTACGCAACGCCGACGGAAAACAGACTTGCTGAATTTAACGCTGACTGGATAGTCACCAGCGCAAACGGACTTTCAGCCGAAGACGGAGCGATTGTAAATATTGACGGTTC containing:
- a CDS encoding LUD domain-containing protein is translated as MEALKKVAAILETRGFKTQVAETKEEAVKFALELIPAECSVGIPGTMSVREAGLYAAFKERGSRVIDHWESKADYATPTENRLAEFNADWIVTSANGLSAEDGAIVNIDGS